The Cuculus canorus isolate bCucCan1 chromosome 6, bCucCan1.pri, whole genome shotgun sequence genomic interval TTATTTGTTTGGCAGTTTGAGTTCAGAAGCGCTCACTCATTTCTGTACAGTCAGGCCCTGAAAAGTCCATTGTATTTTACATAACAAAAAGTCTCCCCAAGTGAAATACAGCTCATATTCTCAGACAACGAGTAAGCGTAAAGCATCTCCTATCGAATGGCTTGTGCGTTTTGGCTCTCCTGGTTGATGTGGCGCTCAGTACGTGACACCATCGGGACTCAGTTTCTCACACCAGGcttatttccagtgaaaatacctttttttttttgggtgaaaaaaaaataaaccaatattATTTGAACAACCTGGATTTGATTTGACTCCCTTTGCCACAGGGTACTTACCTGTGGCTTGCAACGGTCAGTCTAGAGCCAAATAATCTCATGCCTTGGCAGCTGTTGCCAGTTGGGAGACTGTGGGTTTAACCTGACCTCAAGACCCATAGAAAGAGGAAGGTAAAGCAGTGGTGGTGTGTGGCCATAATCATAGAACTGATATTTTCCTTAGTGGTAATCAGTGGATACACAGATGATCAGTTCCGTGTCAAATGCAGTCGCTTGCAATTATAAAAGCAACAATGATAATtaacatttggttttaattatcATTTTAGGTGAAAAACCATATGAGTGTCCAAACTGCAAGAAACGTTTCTCCCATTCTGGCTCCTACAGTTCGCACATCAGCAGCAAGAAGTGTATTGGTTTAATCTCTGTAAATGGCAGAATGAGAAACAATATCAAGACGGGTTCTTCTCCTAATTCTGTATCTTCCTCTCCTACTAATTCAGCCATTACACAGCTGAGAAACAAGCTGGAGAATGGCAAACCACTTAGTATGTCTGAACAAACAGGcctactgaaaattaaaacagaaccACTAGATTTCAATGAATACAAGGTTCTTATGGCGTCACATGGGTTTAGTGCAACTAGTCCTTTTATGAATGGTGGACTTGGAGCAACCAGCCCCTTAGGAGTTCACGCTTCTGCTCAAAGTCCAATGCAGCACTTAGGTGTAGGGATGGAAGCACCATTGCTTGGGTTTCCTGCAGTAGGCAGTAATTTAAGTGAGGTGCAGAAGGTCCTACAGATTGTGGACAACACGGTTTCCAGGCAGAAAATGGACTGCAAGGCTGAAGAGATCTCCAAGTTGAAGGTTTACCATATGAAGGATTCATGCTCTCAAGCTGAGGAACAAGGAGTTACCTCCCCCAATATTCCCCCCGTGGGTCTTCCAGTAGTAAGTCATAATGGTGCCACTAAAAGTATTATTGACTATACATTAGAGAAAGTCAATGAAGCCAAAGCTTGCCTCCAGAGCTTAACCACAGACTCGAGGAGGCAGCtcaataacattaaaaaagagaagctgcGAACCCTAATAGACCTGGTAACTGAAGACAAGATGATAGAGAACCATAACGTATCCACTCCATTTTCATGCCAGTTCTGTAAAGAAAGCTTTCCTGGTCCCATTCCGTTGCATCAGCATGAGCGTTACTTGTGTAAAATGAACGAAGAAATCAAGGCAGTCCTTCAGCCGCACGAGAACATGGTTCCCAACAAACCTGGAGTGTTTGATAAGCAAACCCTCTTGCTGTCATCAGTACTTTCTGAGAAAGGAATGACTAGCCCCATCAACCCATACAAGGACCACATGTCTGTACTTAAAGCATACTATGCTATGAATATGGAACCCAACTCTGATGAACTACTGAAAATTTCCATTGCTGTTGGCCTTCCTCAGGAATTTGTGAAGGAATGGTTTGAACAAAGAAAAGTCTACCAGTATTCAAGTTCCAGGTCACCATCACTGGAAAGGGCCAGTGCCAAGGTGGCGCTGGCTGCCACCAACAACACTCCCACTAAAGACTCTTTGTCAGCCAGATCTCCAATAAAGCCTGTGGACTCTATAACTTCACCATCTATAGCTGAACTCCATAACAGTGTTACTAATTGTGATACTCCTCTCAGGCTAACAAAACCTCCTCATTTTACCAATATTAAACCAGTTGATAAATTGGACCACTCTAGGAGCAATACTCCTTCTCCTTTAAATCTTTCTTCCACATCTTCTAAAAACTCCCACAGTAGTTCTTACACTCCAAACAGTTTCTCTTCCGAGGAGCTTCAGGCTGAGCCTTTGGACTTGTCTTTACCAAAACAGATGAAGGAACCCAAAAGTATTATAGccacaaagaacaaaacaaaatctaacaGTGTAAATTTAGAACACAACAATGTTTCTTCATCATCTGAAAACTCAGATGAGCCACTGAACTTGACTTTTATCAAGAAAGAGTTTTCTAATTCAAATAACCTGGATAAAAGCACTAACCCAGTATTTGGTATGAACCCATTTAGTGCCAAACCTTTATACACAACGCTTCCACCACAGAGCGCATTTCCCCCAGCCACTTTTATGCCACCAGTCCAGACCAGTATTCCTGGGCTGCGACCATACCCAGGACTAGATCAGATGAGCTTCCTACCACATATGGCCTATACTTACCCAACTGGAGCAGCTACTTTTGCCGATATGCAGCAAAGGAGGAAGTACCAGCGGAAACAAGGATTTCAGGTAAATTATTGCAACCgttttcttttgaaaggctAAAATTTAGTATTTTGTGATGTGTCctcttacagaagaaaaagcccGAATTCAATATTTCCAACAAAATTAGCACAGTTTATTTTAATCCGAACTAGGAAAAATGTAGTGGAgtaggaaaacaaactgaaattaCCTTAAGAGCACCTCTGCTTGGATTTAGAAGCAGTATCGATACCTTTGAATAGGCATAAAACTTATAGTTTTAGTCTGTTAAGAGTTCAGTTGTTCGTATTAGAATTGtatctaaataataataacaatatcaataataataataatgataataataataataatatcacatcctgcagggaaaaaggaaactttttaGGGAAATTGGTCTCTGCAGGCTATAACTACGTTTCAccttgcagagaaggagcagTGGGAGACCTCTTGAGAATCACCCCCACAATTGAATGCAAACCTGTATCCCTCTAAGCAGAGGTCCATGTAGCCTTGTAGCAGCTCTGTCCCATTGAAAAGCTTCCAAGCTTCCTTGTCCATGTTTTCTGGAAGATTGTTCCCTCACCATGCTTGAGAAAAGTGTTCTCTCTTCTCATGAATGTTGAGGGGATAAGACACGTTGACGCATTACTTCACCACAGCCCCTTCCTTCAGCCCTACTACTGCCCTTCTCAGACCACCAGTCTAATCCTGCCAGTCATCTGGAACAGCTTTTAAAAGCCTCAgagattaaatgaaattatttggaaaGGTAGAAGCTAGGGTCCTTAATCGCAGACAAAGTCTTCCCCTGGACACGTAATGTGGGTCAGCACCTCCTCATGCCTGCGTACAACCTTTAATCCTTTTCTCAGGTCACCCCAGAGTCAATACAATGAGTAGTAAAGGATTTTGCCGCTTGCATACCTACAGCAAAGAGCTACAGAAGTCTCATACTTTTATAGCTCTTTGCTGGGTGTATTCAGATATAATGTACAGAGTTTAGTTAAATGAGATTAACTGATTATAgattaataatttctttcacatttgTGCATGTTCCCCTATGTCCTATTATGGTCTATTAGTAATTTTACTGACTAGTAAATGTTTTATAGTTTCAAATGTGAAAATCAGGTATGGTTTTACATTACAGGCTGTAATCCCTCTTTGCACAATAGGAGCATAAATAGCACTGCACCTCCATAACAGCTGTTCCACTATTCCAATTTACAGTACATCTGCCCTCTTTGTAAATGTATTTAAGCCTATTTAATCTTCTCTAATATTAATTAGTGCAAACCTAGTCTAAGAAAACCGAACTGTGTGATAGCGAATGGAAATGTATGTTATCATGCAAGTTTGCACTCTCTTTGGatcaagacaaaataaatatcaagaaatttaataatttactgATCCACATTCATTATTGCTTAATGCTGAAGGCTGTTTTAACATAGATAGAACATTGATAAAAAGTGTTATTAATATTCCCTAtttcaaattacaaaattaaatataaaaatatagctTGAGGCCTTTAGTCGGTAGACATACATTTAAATGGATTGCATAATAATAACATTTGTACCTAAATataaaattcaattaaaacCTTTCTACAGATACAGAATATATCCAAGTTTTGGTGTTTTGAAGGTAATGATCTCTTAGCTGTTGCTTACATTTACCCCTGTCAAATATTACAACACCTTTTGCCAGCCATGAAGAGCCTCCTCTTTGCATTTTCCACTCCTTGAATATATTTAGTGCCAATACGATAAATACTGTCTGCTCATATTATTGCAGAGTGCTCAAACCCAAAAAGTTAGTTGAAGGCAAAGACACAGGAGGCTCCTCATTATTTCCACAGTTCCCATCAGCTTTAGTTTCATTACCAACGGGTTGCTAAACTGAGAGGGACCATCAACCTTAGCCCATATTAGTTTAACTCTTCTGAGGTGGTTGGTTCCTCTGTGGGAAGGAGCGGTGGTGGAAGTGGGTGTCGCTGACAGGTGGTTCCCTCGCAGGGAGAATTGCTTGATGGAACCCCAGACTACATGTCCGGCCTCGACGACATGACAGACTCTGACTCCTGTCTGTCCCGAAAGAAGATCAAGAAGACAGAAAGTGGCATGTACGCATGTGACTTATGTGACAAGACATTCCAGAAGAGCAGTTCCCTGCTGCGACACAAATACGAGCACACAGGTAGTGTGGCCGTGCACGCCGGGGGGAGGGTTGACGCCCATGCTATgctctttgctgtgtttcatgACTACTTTTGTGCAGTGAACGGTTCAGCGGGTGCTGAGACTTTCAGCCGGGAAGAAATAATATCTCAGctcaacttatttttaatttttaaaattgctattGCTTGGGAAAGCATGGTTGGATGTGATGGGGTAAATCTCGGTAGGTGCTGGGTGAGTTCACATCATGTTGAGTGTGGTGGCAATCGTGGCCGTGCCGGACAAGCCCTCTTCAAATAAGCAGGCCCTGGTGCTCAGAAAGGAGTGTGACTTGGTTAACACAAAGCCTGGCATGGTAAGGATGAGTGACACTGTATTTGTCAGTTCTTAGAGACTATCTGACCCCACACCATTTAATCCATTAGAAAAGCTTCTACTGATGCTAGCAGCACGAGAGCTGGCTCTGACCAAGTTCTCTGAAAGCAAACAGCTCATGAGGGGTGCTCTCACTGTGATTTTGAACACCAGTGATACAGGCAggttgtgttttgctttttcatttctcgGTGAATGCCTGGGGAAGGCTTCCTTCTCTCCCAAGGAGGAAGCGATTGTTGTGTAGTTCAGGGAAGCTTGCCAAAGCTCACCATGGATagtcagcttaaaaaaatacattgatttGAAAAAGACTCTCCATCACACCTATGCTGGCTGTGGTTCCTCTTGCACGCAGTGCTTCCTTCCGCGCTGTCAGCCAGAACTGGCATGAGCCTGGACGTAGAGAGCTCTCCGAAAGGGATGGATCAGCTCAGCATGTTTCATCTAGGTGAAAACAGGACTGCAGCTCCCCCAATAATAGAGATATCAAGTTATGTTAGACAAAAGGAGCGTGAATCATCATGTGAATTGTTGTGCAGCAGGACATAAACCAAGCTCCAACTTCCTACAGTTAGAAAAGTCTTACTCAGGAGAAAACTTTACTTTGAAAGCTGAGTCCCACTTCAGGAAATGAAGCAAGTCACATCATCCTTCAATCTCACCATGTGATGGTAAAAAACTTATACCTCTCTATTAATACATCTTCCAGGCTGCACATAACCATTTGGCATTTCACATGTGAAAAATTTACAATTCAAAAGTGGACTGTGCCTTTAAAAAAACTCTCTtcactttgttatttttccttcctatacttttcttccaaattttaaGCTAATCCCacagaggaaaatagaaaaggaagttaaaataCATGTGGgattaggaaagaaaattaaaagcaacttTTTGACTAGATCAGCTAGTTCATTGGTGGAATGTGCTCTCCGCTACACTATTCAGATCAAATTGTTTATTCAGTGGAAGAAGCTTTGAAGGCTTTACGTCCCTGCACCTTTCCTCTCCTGAATGATTTTATTACAGCCATCTGCAAACATTATGGTTTACTACACTACTACCGTAAAGCTCTTATATTAGAACTGGCCTTCATATATATCAGGATCTGGACATATGGCTGAATTCCATAAAGTTGGTAGTCCATAAGGTCGACAGACATATGGTTGAAAGGCTGAAAATTTGACAGGCTGAAATGTGTGCAATCACCTTGATTTGCAAAATAAGCTGcatttgtaaaagcaaaaatatgttCTGGTCTTTAAGTAGCACGGGAAACTACTGCCTAGAGAAATACTACGTAGCTGCAACGTAAAGACTTTTCTACTTCTTTGCTCTGTCCCTTTCGGGTTCTCAACTTTGTGTCTGTCAGTTTTATGGGGCACAGCCTTATGATCCAGAACGTGTATGTGGTGTCATATTTAATGCGCTAGAACTACAGCACATCACCAGGCTTGAGCACGGCATTTAGAGACAGGAAGGATGGTCTTGTGGCAAAGGCACGGGCGCTGAGGCTGACAGAGCCGTGCTCTTTTCTGCCTTGCCACAGACTTCCTCTGTGAATTTCAACAAAttgcttcttctttctctcaccTTTGCCCATCTTTGAAATAGAGGGATATGATACCAGCCCGCCTCTCCGAGGTGTTGTAAATCTTAATTCATGCAGGCTGAAATCTTGCGATAGAACCCGCTATATAAAGTGTGAAGTATTATTAAGGATGCATTTGCTTTTATGGAGCCTCTGTGCATCACGCTAACATTAGATAGAGGTGGTTGGGAGCTCTGAAGACCTTGGCTGGGCTAGCCTCCATAACTCATTCACAGCCTTCATGAGGCACACTGCACTGGGACGCTGGCTAATGGCTTAGCACGCATCTTAAgtgaatttgaaattaatttgatagTTTGGGAAAAAAGCTTGCAATTGCATTAATAACATAGGTGCGAAATTGCAGTCTGTGTTCAGTGGAAGGTATCAATCCAAAACTAACACCAACTTCTACATTTGGGGTCACTGTAAGAGTACGCCCAGATTTTTCAATCAACTTTTTGAAACCtaagaaggaggaaaaactttttcttcaATGTGCGATGCCATTTTCTGACTAGCTGATCATGATCTATCGTTACTTTATTACAAACATATTTTAGGAGTAATTGGAATGCTTCCTGTCTTTCCCGGAGAAGAACACATAGTGGATGTTGTTTATACTGGTGTCCTTTTTCCAATGTAGAATTATCCATCGAggcctttttttctgatatttgaacaatcaaatttttatttgaCACCGGTTCTCATAGTCCACATAACTACTGCAACCCAGGTGAGAATGAGGGTTC includes:
- the ZEB2 gene encoding zinc finger E-box-binding homeobox 2 — its product is MKQQIMADGPRCKRRKQANPRRKNVVNYENVVETGSETDEEDKLHIAEDESAINTLDQETSPASVPNHESSPHVSQATLPREEEEDEMRESGVDHTWHNNEILQASVDGPEEMKEDYDTMGPEAAIQTTGNNGTVKNANCTSDFEEYFAKRKLEEGDGHAVSIAEYLQRSDTAIIYPEAPEELSRLGTPEANGQEENDLPPGTPDAFAQLLTCPYCDRGYKRLTSLKEHIKYRHEKNEENFSCPLCNYTFAYRTQLERHMVTHKPGTDQHQMLTQGAGNRKFKCTECGKAFKYKHHLKEHLRIHSGEKPYECPNCKKRFSHSGSYSSHISSKKCIGLISVNGRMRNNIKTGSSPNSVSSSPTNSAITQLRNKLENGKPLSMSEQTGLLKIKTEPLDFNEYKVLMASHGFSATSPFMNGGLGATSPLGVHASAQSPMQHLGVGMEAPLLGFPAVGSNLSEVQKVLQIVDNTVSRQKMDCKAEEISKLKVYHMKDSCSQAEEQGVTSPNIPPVGLPVVSHNGATKSIIDYTLEKVNEAKACLQSLTTDSRRQLNNIKKEKLRTLIDLVTEDKMIENHNVSTPFSCQFCKESFPGPIPLHQHERYLCKMNEEIKAVLQPHENMVPNKPGVFDKQTLLLSSVLSEKGMTSPINPYKDHMSVLKAYYAMNMEPNSDELLKISIAVGLPQEFVKEWFEQRKVYQYSSSRSPSLERASAKVALAATNNTPTKDSLSARSPIKPVDSITSPSIAELHNSVTNCDTPLRLTKPPHFTNIKPVDKLDHSRSNTPSPLNLSSTSSKNSHSSSYTPNSFSSEELQAEPLDLSLPKQMKEPKSIIATKNKTKSNSVNLEHNNVSSSSENSDEPLNLTFIKKEFSNSNNLDKSTNPVFGMNPFSAKPLYTTLPPQSAFPPATFMPPVQTSIPGLRPYPGLDQMSFLPHMAYTYPTGAATFADMQQRRKYQRKQGFQGELLDGTPDYMSGLDDMTDSDSCLSRKKIKKTESGMYACDLCDKTFQKSSSLLRHKYEHTGKRPHQCQICKKAFKHKHHLIEHSRLHSGEKPYQCDKCGKRFSHSGSYSQHMNHRYSYCKREAEEREAAEREAREKGHLEPTELLMNRAYLQSITPQGYSDSEERESMPRDGESEKEHEKEGEDGYEKLGRQDGDEEFEEEEEESENKSMDTDPDTIRDEEETGDHSMDDSSEDGKMETKSDHEEDNMEDGM